One genomic segment of Tripterygium wilfordii isolate XIE 37 chromosome 9, ASM1340144v1, whole genome shotgun sequence includes these proteins:
- the LOC120005016 gene encoding anthocyanidin reductase ((2S)-flavan-3-ol-forming)-like — translation MASEVTGGKTACVVGGTGFVASLMVKMLLQKGYAVNTTVRDPNNQKKIAPLTALKELGEVKIFEADLTDAKSFDAPISGCDLVFHVATPVNFASEDPENDMIKPAIQGVENVLTACAKAKTVKRVILTSSAAAVTINKLDVTGLVVDEKNWTDTEFLSSDKPPTWGYPLSKTLAEKAAWKFAQEKNIDLITVIPTLMAGPSLTTDVPSSVGLATALITGNEFLINAMKGMQMLSGSISITHVEDVVRAHVFLAEKESASGRYICCAVNTSVPELAKFLNKRYPQYKVPTDFGDFPSNAKLALSSDKLVNEGFSFKYGIEEIYDQTVEYLKAKGLLK, via the exons ATGGCAAGCGAAGTCACCGGAGGAAAGACAGCATGCGTCGTAGGCGGGACTGGGTTTGTGGCATCGCTGATGGTGAAGATGTTGCTTCAGAAAGGCTATGCTGTCAACACAACCGTCAGAGACCCAA ACAATCAGAAGAAAATCGCTCCCCTAACCGCACTGAAAGAATTGGGAGAAGTAAAGATATTCGAAGCAGATTTAACTGATGCGAAAAGCTTTGATGCCCCAATATCTGGTTGTGATCTTGTTTTCCATGTCGCGACCCCAGTCAACTTTGCTTCTGAAGATCCTGAG AATGATATGATTAAGCCAGCAATCCAAGGAGTAGAAAATGTCTTGACAGCTTGTGCTAAAGCCAAAACAGTTAAAAGGGTCATCTTGACATCCTCTGCTGCTGCTGTTACCATCAACAAGCTTGATGTTACAGGCTTGGTTGTTGATGAGAAGAACTGGACTGATACTGAATTCTTGAGTTCTGATAAGCCACCTACTTGG GGTTATCCTCTCTCCAAGACATTGGCTGAGAAGGCAGCCTGGAAGTTTGCTCAAGAAAAAAACATTGATCTCATTACTGTGATCCCTACTCTCATGGCTGGTCCTTCTCTTACCACAGATGTTCCCAGCAGTGTTGGCCTCGCCACAGCTTTAATCACTG GAAATGAATTCCTCATAAATGCTATGAAAGGCATGCAAATGCTGTCTGGGTCAATTTCAATAACACATGTGGAGGACGTTGTCCGCGCCCATGTATTTTTGGCTGAGAAGGAATCGGCTTCTGGTCGATACATATGCTGTGCTGTTAATACCAGTGTTCCCGAGCTTGCTAAGTTCCTGAACAAAAGATACCCTCAGTACAAAGTCCCAACAGA TTTTGGGGACTTCCCTTCCAATGCCAAGCTAGCGCTCTCTTCGGATAAACTCGTTAATGAAGGTTTCAGTTTCAAGTATGGGATAGAGGAGATTTATGACCAAACTGTGGAGTACTTGAAAGCTAAGGGACTGCTGAAGTAA
- the LOC120005010 gene encoding alpha-farnesene synthase-like, with the protein MLYAIIMAAQQLLQCKLKSKASDPFQQRRSANYRPNIWSHEFLQSLSNNYDEEQYRSQFGELKEHVKRLFIDADDLLSKLELIDSIKKLGLANHFREEIKEALDNIASKNQSTEADLYATALRFKVLRQNGYEVFQDVFSVFVDEEGAFGGKISCDDDTKGIIELFEASHLALEADNILDEAKAFSTGILETRSCRTESSINKQIVHTLELPYHWRVQWFDVKWYIDGHDHQIEKDSLLELAKLNFNVVQNTLQKDLRELSGWWKNLGLIENLSFARNRLVECFMCTAAFAYEPHYNNLRKWLTKVLIMIAIIDDVYDVYGSLEELHHFTIAVDRWNSSKIQQLPECMKLCFQALIGITNEVAREMQTENNWSHQVLPHLKKVWADFCKALFVEAKWHKTGHMPSLKEYMNNAWITSSGSLITVHLLFSTLHEATKEILETNEDLVYNLSIVIRLCNDLGTSAAELQRGDAPSSILYYRRENNVPEAIAREHIKGLINETMKKMNAECFGQSALELQPCTNIIMNVARMVHNLYLHGDGFGVQDGETRRQIASVLVEPFSLV; encoded by the exons ATGCTCTATGCAATTATCATGGCTGCACAGCAACTTTTACAATGCAAGTTGAAGTCTAAAGCCTCTGACCCCTTCCAACAAAGGCGTAGCGCGAATTATAGGCCCAACATCTGGAGCCATGAATTCCTGCAATCTCTTTCCAACAATTACGAT GAAGAGCAGTACAGAAGCCAGTTTGGGGAGCTAAAAGAGCATGTTAAGAGATTGTTTATTGATGCAGATGACTTATTGTCTAAGTTAGAGCTTATTGACAGCATAAAAAAGCTTGGTTTAGCCAACCACTTCAGAGAGGAAATAAAGGAAGCCCTTGACAACATAGCATCAAAAAATCAAAGCACCGAAGCTGATCTCTACGCTACTGCACTGCGCTTCAAGGTCCTCAGGCAGAATGGTTATGAAGTTTTTCAAG ATGTATTTAGTGTATTTGTGGATGAAGAGGGTGCTTTTGGGGGTAAAATAAGCTGTGATGATGATACAAAAGGAATAATTGAGCTATTTGAGGCCTCACATCTAGCACTGGAAGCTGATAACATACTTGATGAGGCTAAGGCTTTCTCTACCGGAATCCTTGAAACCAGAAGTTGTAGGACAGAAAGTAGCATTAACAAGCAAATTGTACATACTTTGGAGCTTCCATATCACTGGAGGGTGCAGTGGTTTGATGTCAAATGGTACATTGATGGACATGATCACCAGATAGAAAAGGACAGTTTACTTGAATTGGCAAAATTGAACTTCAATGTGGTCCAGAACACCCTCCAAAAAGACTTGAGAGAGCTCTCTGG ATGGTGGAAAAATCTGGGTCTGATTGAGAACTTGAGCTTTGCCAGAAACCGACTGGTCGAATGCTTCATGTGCACTGCAGCATTTGCTTATGAGCCTCATTACAACAATCTTAGGAAATGGCTTACTAAAGTACTAATCATGATCGCGATCATCGATGATGTTTACGACGTTTATGGTTCACTCGAAGAATTGCATCATTTCACCATTGCCGTTGATAG GTGGAATTCAAGCAAAATTCAACAGCTTCCAGAATGTATGAAGTTGTGTTTCCAAGCACTCATTGGTATCACTAATGAAGTTGCAAGAGAAATGCAAACAGAGAACAATTGGAGCCACCAAGTGCTACCTCACTTAAAGAAAGTG tgGGCAGATTTCTGTAAAGCACTATTTGTGGAAGCAAAGTGGCACAAAACAGGACATATGCCTAGCTTGAAAGAGTACATGAATAATGCCTGGATCACCTCATCAGGCAGTTTGATAACTGTTCATCTACTTTTCTCCACTCTACATGAAGCCACAAAGGAAATTCTGGAAACCAACGAAGACCTTGTATATAATTTGTCCATCGTAATCCGACTCTGCAATGATCTCGGAACTTCAGCG GCGGAACTACAGAGGGGCGACGCTCCGTCCTCGATTTTGTATTACAGGAGAGAAAACAATGTCCCGGAGGCGATTGCTAGGGAACACATTAAAGGCTTGATAAACGAgacaatgaagaaaatgaatgcAGAGTGTTTTGGACAATCAGCATTAGAGTTGCAGCCATGCACAAACATCATTATGAATGTTGCTCGCATGGTGCACAACCTTTATCTTCATGGAGATGGATTCGGTGTTCAAGACGGCGAGACGAGAAGACAGATAGCTTCTGTGCTAGTTGAACCTTTTTCACTAGTATGA